The Aspergillus nidulans FGSC A4 chromosome VIII genome contains the following window.
CAACCAATTCCGTATGGAAACCGGCCAACGCAGCCATGGGATTGGGAAAATGAGACCGCGCATTGTCCTATACAACGAACACAACCCAGATGAGGAGGCGATTACATCCGTTATGAATGCTGATATACGCTCACGCCCCGATGCGCTAATTGTGGTGGGAACCAGCTTGAAGATTCCTGGAGTACGTCGCCTTGTCAAGAGCCTGTGTTCGGTAATCCGGAGTCGCCGTAATGGAGTCACCATGTGGATCAATAATGAACCGCCCTCCGGCAAAGAATTTGAAGACTGCTTTGATCTGTTGGTCAAGGGCGACTGCGAGGAAGTGGCACGGCTTGCACAATTGAAGCGGTGGGATGACGATTCCAAACCGATTTTCGACGAGTGCCAATCTGCGGATGTGGAGCGGGTAAAGAACGAGCAAGGGCCGCTTTCCGTCGTTATTACTACCcccaagaaggagaaagtcCAGGCTCAGACCGGGATGCTCACACCATCATCCAGCTACGATGGCGACGTCGAGAATGCTTCCACCACTACTCTCTCAAATCCTGCAAGCAAAGGACGGAAGCTCACTGAGATCCTCAAGGCCAGCAAGAAGGATGCACCTAAGACTGAGAGTGCCGGCGTCAAGAAGCCTGCGCCTCGGAAGCGCACAAAGAAAGAGCCAGTCAAGAATGCCAAAATTACCACATTCAGCAAAGTCACTAAGGCTCAGAAGGTTACGCCCGAGGAGAAATCCGTCAAATTGGAGGAGCATAAGGCAATGCATCCCCTGCCACCGGGGGCTGCGCGTACAAATGCGCCGATGCTTCCTGGGCTAGCAAAGGATGACTCCAAATCAACACCGAGCGGCAAACGAGGCCAGCTCGAGACCATTTCCCCTGATCGCATCCCCAAAGGAATGGGCAAGTTGCTTGATTAGAGGATTCACTATTTTTGATATTATTATTTGAGATACCACTGATAGATATGCCGTTGGCGTTTCCCGCGTTCgtggctgaagctgggcctCGTCGGATGATTATACGGATTACAGGAGTTCAGAAGGCGTTAGAAGGCGCTCCTCATTGCACAAGGCGATGATATATTACTGTTTGGAGCATATTTAGCGGCGCATTACAACATCAGTGTCCATGTGGTAGGGTTACTCGTATTATGTATGTACATCAATCACATCAAGCCATTTTTCAACATGGATGGCATTTCCGCTCAACATTTTGAGCTTATTTCAATTACCCCAGCCCTAGATCCCCCCGTAATTGACTTCCTGGCCCCTCTTCGTCACTATCACTATCACCAGCCGCATCAGGATCCACCAAGCGCCGTGCCTGAGCACCACGGTCTAGGTCTTCCACCCGATCAAGGTCCTCGTCTTcacctctctcctcttcgtcttcctcatcctcttcctccgtaGCATCGGCATCCTCTTCatgctcctcctccacctcatCCGCATCCCCACCATCCTCCCCTTCATCATCCGGATCCTGGTCATGATCCTGgtcttccttctcaatctcctcatcaccgtccctcttcaccctcttcgcctttgaCCCTCGGACAACGACCTCCTTCATCTCCGCATCACCAGTACCATCCTTTGCCGCCTGCACCCCATTCTTACTCTCGgcaccagcatcaacattgGCCTTTGTATCTCCATCACCACTCTTCCTCGGCTTCCTCTTTGCAGCCTTAAGGTCTGTAAACTTATCCAACTCCTTCTCTAGTCGCGGTCTGAACCCCTCGAATTCAAGCTCTGAGAGTGCGTTGAGGACGTCCGCGGGCGAGACTGTTCGTTTTAGTGTTGCTTCGTTGGCGCTGTGCACGACAAAACATATTAGCGGTGTTGTTCAGGATTGCGAGTGGCAAAATGGATTTAGATGTGATAACACGTACTGAGAAGACAGATAAGAAACAAACACCGTCGCAGCCTTCTGAATGGCCAGTACGGCATCTTTCTGCACGGATGTATTCGGTGGCAGGACGGATTTTGCTAGTCGCAGGGTAATGGAACGCGGGAGGAGGTAATCCTTGATGCATTGATTAGCATTCGCCTCCTTTTTGTCTCCATGGAAGTAATTGGTAAAGGATGTTTGGCAGAGACCCATACCTCAATTGAGACGCCTTCAGCGCGGGCTTTAAGTTGCTGCTCTGTTGCTTGCATTTGCATGGTGTTCGGCTGAGCTTGGTCTGCGTCTGCGTCTGTTGGTGGTGAGGTGGACATATTATCGGTTTGTTCCTAGTCCCATATATCTTTATCCGAAGCTGTGTATATATCAGTGGCGTCGAGTCGTACGCTGCACTCCTAGGTGGCGGTCGTGGTGGTCGCAAGTCCGATTACAGCGCGGGGAGTCTGTCGCTTCTCTGACTTTCTTGGCTCTTGGAGGTGGTTTGTTCGCCCGTCTAGATCAGTGTTGAAGCTTCAGTCTTGCAAATTAGATTTCTTTGGCAATGAGCTCAAAAATCGTGCGTAGTTGTCattggagagaaagaaagcaggcGGTGATTTCATTGACACGACGGGACGCGatggaattggagaagaCTGCGGGAGCGCGTAGCATATCCACTTTCTTCCTCTATACGTCGTAATGCCCCTTCGCCTCTGTTATCAAACTGGGTAAGCTCGTTTGAGGCTTAATTACTCATGTAAGTTCGACAGGGATATATACCTAGGCTTTAGTATCTTCAAAGATGGAATGTAATTCTGTTTGAATCGGAGTACTGATCTAAACCTGGCCATGTATATAAAGATCGAAAGCTCATTGAGGGACACGCACTCATGCATACCACACATGCACTACAATGCCGTATTTCAGAGTGTGAAGGAGCCTGCGCTGTAGAATCaatcaactcctccacaacAGATTGGGACCATGGTGGAATTATGAATTATACGAACGCATATGCAGGACTTCGCGGCAGCTGGATCCCATCGAACTCCCCCACCAAAAGCACCCTAACTCATGATCTCCTTTACTGTCCTGAAGTAGGAAATGGTGCAGGAAATATTAACCATTATAGCTAAAGACTACAATAGAAAGTGCCGGCCATGGTAGAGCTGCCGTCGAAAAAAGCGACCCTTAATCGAGAGTGATACCAGCAAAAACCAGAATCTTAGCTTCCAATGGTATTCGAGCTGTCCTAAGAAGCAAAAACAACAAAAAAGCAAGGGATTGCTATGCCCCCACGCAGGATTGAACTGCGGACCTCTCCATTTCAATTAGTTACGAGTGGAGCGCTCTACGACTGAGCTATAAGGGCGCGTGATGTATGACTCAGCGATCTATACAATTATCTTCGTTTTGCTCAAGCTGGGAAGGATTATAATCGTGGAAGTTGTTTATGATTGGCTGCGCAGAAACTAGGTATACAACTAGCCTTTATTAGTGTTAGCCGCGGGTAGAAGCGAGAGCTAGCCTGTTTAGGTAAGTGAATACTCCGTCGTTCTCTAGCTCCAATCAGAGACGGGAGTGGAGTCTGCCATTGTTAGAATTGCTCATTATCAGTAGGATAAAGTTGAAGCAGTAAGATTTGCTGAACGTTTAAAAAATGTTTTGCTAAGGCTCAAGACTGTTATAGGATCTTTAGCGTCCTTTAACATAATTGTCTTGGAAGATTAGTCGCGTTTCGGTATGGTTTGTTCTTGAATGAGACACGAGCGAGCTACCATTATACAATGTGCCTGTATAAATATATTCTTTAaattcttctctttcaccaCCGCACGTAGAAGATGGACACACTTCTCGTCATCAATACCTTTAGGTCTGCACCGAGCTAAGCATGCTCATTTCAGCCAATCCTGAGCGACTTGCTTGTTAACTAGGACTGTATGTTAGAATTGCCAAAATCGAGGAAATGGTTCCGGACTCAATCGAAAAACCTGAAAAGTTTCTAAGGTTGTGCATATCTAATCAGAAGCGAAGTAACTTAGTATCAAATAAATCCAGCAGAATAACCGACTGTTCTGTATTACAGTGGCGATGCAGAGCGGCAGGACATCACAACCCCAGAGTGATCTCCAATCTCTCCATACATCCCTCGACCCTCTAAGATTCCTAGCACAAGCTGACGAATCAATAGACGATCCGGAACAGTATATGGCTGTGCTCCCGGGCGCCTTTTTGGGAACGGGGGCCGCTGACACTTTGAATACCTTATCGAGTACTGTTCTCGTGAACTATTCGTCCAAGTTGGCTAGACAAATACGGATCAACTGGTATTCGTTGACAGCCTTGTAGCAGAAGCTTTTCTAAGAAGGTGTAATTTATACACAGAATGTCATTGAAGGGGCCGAGCACTTAACTGAGCATGCTATACCCTTTCATTCGGTTTAGCTTCATGAGTAGCTTGGACTGAGTTACCAGTGGCTTTTGACTTGCGTAACTCGAAGCACGTGGAGAGCCCACCTGTGAGCTGAGTTGCTAGACAAATTGTCCACATACGACTCTATCTTGAAGCGATTCCGCAGGCTGGAGACCCAGAAAATTGGGCTTTTAAACATCATCGAGCCAGTGAAAGATGGCAAGATCGTGACTCTTGCTCGCGATGACTGCTCAATCTGTGATAACTTCATGGCTTACTTGTTAACATGTCAAGGACCTTGAATCTGCCATAGGCCTTTGGCATAAGGGCCAGTGTCATAGGAGCAATACAGAGGTCGAAGATATCTAGATCATCAAAACATGACAGTTATACCGATGTTGCATGTATGCGGAACGTCTTTATTAGTATTACTATAGCTAAGCCTCCGGTGTGAATAGGATATATCAAAGAATATATGAGTTGTAAACATATATATTACTTTCCTGACGCTTATTGAACCCACCAGGTCAATGATAAATGGGTTCTTTTTACCTTGTCCCATTTCTCTAAGCATTTCTTGTAAAAAGTATGCATACACCGAAGCGGCTAAAGCACACGGCTTCCACTTTGATAGACAAGCCAGCATAACGCAAACAGCGCCTTGATTCATATCCTAGCTTCCTGATTCAGCCAAACTATAGTAAGTACGTGGAGTGTGTGGGTTTTGAGGTGGCAAATAACGGGCAATTTAGTGTCATGGCGCTCTCAAGTTTGCCCTAAGACGGAAGGTCACCGGAATATCCAGATCAAGTGTTTGCAACTGGCAGCTTCATGGCGTTCCAGTAGGATCATTGAGTTGCGGCCAGGTGCAATTCGGCGTTTCGCTCGACAGCATGAGTGGGCTTTAGCGATCATGAATGTCCAAGTTGACCGGCAGCAATTGTTTCGCCAAATTCACACTGCACCACCCATCCAGAATTTTTAGCCGGCTTGCTCACTACCACTCTCCCGAGTTGAGTGACAAACTGCGTGTGAAGCACTCCGCCTTCAATGCAAAACAATGATTCAATATGAGTGCAAGGGTAACCCGAACGTATCTCTGCAGCTATGACCGCTGCCTAAGCTGTACCAAGAATACCAGTctgaagaaaaaaaaaaaaaaaaaaaaaaaaaaaaaaaaaaaaaaaaaacaaacaaacaaagCAAGTGCTACGCCGTGCGCACATATGCAGCCCAGCATGTAGGCATAGCAACCTCCAGGGTTCGCGGATAGCCAGAGCGTTGTCCGTCGCCACATGACAAGGGCAGCTGCCATCTCCATCGGAAGGCATGATCCGATTGCCCTTCGATATCAATGTGGCAACTATACTGCAGAGTGTTGAAGCACGGATGGAAGGCCAACAAACGTGCGAGTCGCTCCTGGACTAAGCATCCATTTCAGGGTAAGAAGTCAAGGTAGTACTGAGGACATCTCTGGTATGATATCAATTGACACACCCCGAGAGACCCCAAACATCTTGTTTTCAGCTGCGCAGTATTCCTGCTGATCGAGCAGCCTGCGAGGCTGAGCAATAATAGTTTTGACACTGCATGTGAACAGACGGTGAGTACTTGCCCAATAATAAATGTACGCTGTCACCGTCCT
Protein-coding sequences here:
- a CDS encoding putative SIR2 family histone deacetylase (Hst4) (transcript_id=CADANIAT00001398) — encoded protein: MAPRKTKPATKPAAKPTPASTATTSSCPSPKSFPIPMEVDDFSFSDSELSDAQSLIEPEGFSLLSPDESSGGRSQDELPPARKKRRVAGPKERRTQHLDLTPRLGFSDYGDQEPQLNLLVNTIRNHKKIVVIAGAGISTSAGIPDFRSDDGLFKTLQKKHNLKASGKLMFDAAVYQDEALTASFQEMVRSLSEEAEKSSPTAFHHMLARLGSDNRLTRLYTQNIDGIETSMPPLATQIPLNVKAPWPRTIQLHGSLEKMVCQKCRHMSTFDRVMFDRPDAPECPECVLTNQFRMETGQRSHGIGKMRPRIVLYNEHNPDEEAITSVMNADIRSRPDALIVVGTSLKIPGVRRLVKSLCSVIRSRRNGVTMWINNEPPSGKEFEDCFDLLVKGDCEEVARLAQLKRWDDDSKPIFDECQSADVERVKNEQGPLSVVITTPKKEKVQAQTGMLTPSSSYDGDVENASTTTLSNPASKGRKLTEILKASKKDAPKTESAGVKKPAPRKRTKKEPVKNAKITTFSKVTKAQKVTPEEKSVKLEEHKAMHPLPPGAARTNAPMLPGLAKDDSKSTPSGKRGQLETISPDRIPKGMGKLLD
- the cbfA gene encoding putative CBF/NF-Y family transcription factor (transcript_id=CADANIAT00001399), yielding MSTSPPTDADADQAQPNTMQMQATEQQLKARAEGVSIEDYLLPRSITLRLAKSVLPPNTSVQKDAVLAIQKAATVFVSYLSSHANEATLKRTVSPADVLNALSELEFEGFRPRLEKELDKFTDLKAAKRKPRKSGDGDTKANVDAGAESKNGVQAAKDGTGDAEMKEVVVRGSKAKRVKRDGDEEIEKEDQDHDQDPDDEGEDGGDADEVEEEHEEDADATEEEDEEDEEERGEDEDLDRVEDLDRGAQARRLVDPDAAGDSDSDEEGPGSQLRGDLGLG